One stretch of Tenacibaculum sp. MAR_2010_89 DNA includes these proteins:
- a CDS encoding glycosyl hydrolase translates to MKTLLKTILALFSLTLLGQQQVPTSAKTIQQALLKKEELSKASIVKNIPFENIGPTVMSGRVVDIDVNPDNTTEFYVGYASGGVWYTNNNGTTFTPVLDNSPTQNVGDIAVDWKKGTIWVGTGENNSSRSSYAGIGILKSTDKGKTWINVGLHDSHHIGRILINPNNSDEVIIGVIGHLYSSNNERGIFKTTDGGKTWNKTLFVDENTGVIDVQQSPNNFNVLYAASWERERKAWNFDGDGKNSAIYKSMDAGSTWVKISKDNGFPEGNGVGRIGLAVFDENTVYAFHDNQFRREKGKKKKGKSNALTKDDFKTMSKAEFLKLKDKKLNSYLKMNGFQEKYRAENVKQMVRSGSVKPIDLAKYLENANSLLFDTPVIGAEVFKTENGGESWKKTHEGYLDDLYYSYGYYFGEVRVDPQDKNAIYVLGVPILKSKDGGKTFKSISKENVHADHQALWVNSKKQGHLIEGNDGGLNISYDDGESWIKLNTPPVGQFYSVYADNQKNYKIYGGLQDNGVWVANNNAKVNKRWKQTGKNPYESLMGGDGMQVAVDDRNPNIVYTGYQFGNYYRINRESGRQTYIQPKHTLGENPYRFNWQTPIQLSKHNQDILYLGGNKLHRSLNKGSNWETISGDLTQGGKRGNVAYGTLTSISESPFQFGVIYVGSDDGYIHITKNGGGTWEKISNTLPQNLWVSRVIASKHKKERVYATLNGYRFDDFTTYIYQSDDYGKTWTSIAGNIPTSPVNVIKEDPEKENILYVGTDNGLYVTLNKGIQWHSFTNIPNVAVHDLVIQPKAKELVVGTHGRSIYKANITSLQKLKAENEDALFKIRNIRKSSYWGNSWSKWLKPNTPKLKIPFYVNSTKKVTINIFNEDTLINEIEVDAEKGFNEVSFDVSFSKKGKKAYLKKQEDAVLKKAKNGVYYLPKGKYKAVMNSSKQKFEIK, encoded by the coding sequence ATGAAAACGCTTTTAAAAACAATTTTAGCGTTGTTTTCTCTTACACTTTTAGGTCAACAACAAGTTCCAACTTCCGCAAAAACAATACAGCAAGCTCTACTTAAAAAAGAAGAGTTAAGTAAAGCTTCTATTGTAAAAAACATCCCTTTCGAGAACATTGGTCCTACTGTAATGAGTGGACGTGTTGTTGATATTGATGTAAATCCTGATAATACGACTGAATTTTATGTGGGCTACGCTTCTGGGGGTGTATGGTATACCAATAATAATGGAACTACTTTTACTCCAGTTTTAGATAATTCGCCAACCCAAAATGTAGGAGATATTGCTGTAGATTGGAAAAAGGGTACTATTTGGGTAGGTACTGGTGAAAACAACTCATCGCGTTCGTCGTATGCTGGAATAGGTATTTTAAAATCAACAGATAAAGGAAAAACATGGATAAATGTAGGTTTACATGATAGTCATCATATTGGTAGAATATTAATTAACCCTAATAATTCTGACGAAGTTATTATTGGTGTAATTGGTCATTTATATTCATCTAATAACGAACGAGGAATATTTAAAACTACAGATGGAGGAAAAACATGGAATAAAACATTGTTTGTTGACGAAAATACTGGTGTTATTGATGTTCAACAGAGTCCAAATAACTTTAATGTTTTATATGCTGCTTCATGGGAAAGAGAACGTAAGGCATGGAATTTTGATGGAGATGGAAAAAATTCTGCTATATACAAGAGTATGGATGCAGGGAGTACTTGGGTTAAAATTTCGAAAGACAATGGTTTTCCTGAAGGAAATGGAGTAGGAAGAATTGGTTTAGCAGTTTTTGATGAAAATACGGTGTATGCTTTTCATGACAACCAATTTAGAAGAGAAAAAGGAAAGAAGAAAAAAGGAAAGTCAAATGCTTTAACAAAAGACGATTTTAAAACTATGTCAAAAGCAGAGTTTTTAAAATTAAAAGATAAAAAGTTGAATTCATATTTAAAAATGAATGGATTCCAAGAGAAATATAGAGCTGAAAATGTAAAACAAATGGTAAGGTCTGGATCCGTAAAGCCAATTGATTTAGCTAAATATTTAGAAAATGCAAACTCTTTATTATTTGATACACCAGTAATTGGAGCTGAGGTTTTTAAAACCGAGAATGGAGGAGAGTCTTGGAAGAAAACACATGAAGGGTATTTAGATGATTTATATTATTCGTATGGATATTATTTTGGAGAAGTAAGAGTAGATCCTCAAGATAAGAATGCTATTTATGTTTTAGGAGTTCCTATTTTAAAATCTAAAGATGGAGGAAAAACATTTAAATCTATCAGTAAAGAAAATGTTCATGCTGATCATCAAGCTTTATGGGTGAACTCTAAAAAACAAGGTCATTTAATTGAAGGAAATGATGGAGGTTTAAATATTTCATATGATGATGGGGAAAGTTGGATAAAACTTAATACTCCTCCAGTAGGACAATTCTACTCTGTATATGCAGATAATCAAAAAAACTATAAAATTTATGGAGGTTTGCAAGATAATGGAGTTTGGGTAGCCAATAATAATGCGAAGGTTAATAAAAGGTGGAAGCAAACCGGTAAAAACCCATATGAGAGTTTAATGGGAGGTGATGGAATGCAAGTAGCAGTTGATGATAGAAACCCAAATATTGTTTATACAGGATATCAATTTGGTAATTATTATCGAATAAATAGAGAGTCAGGAAGGCAAACGTATATACAACCAAAACATACTTTAGGAGAAAATCCTTATAGATTTAATTGGCAAACTCCAATTCAGTTGTCAAAACATAATCAAGATATTTTATACTTAGGAGGTAATAAATTACATCGTTCTTTAAACAAAGGAAGTAATTGGGAAACTATTTCAGGCGATTTAACTCAAGGTGGTAAAAGAGGAAATGTAGCTTATGGAACATTAACAAGTATTTCTGAAAGTCCTTTTCAGTTTGGGGTAATTTATGTTGGTTCTGATGATGGGTATATTCATATTACAAAAAATGGTGGAGGTACTTGGGAGAAGATTTCGAATACGTTGCCTCAAAACCTTTGGGTAAGTAGAGTAATTGCTTCAAAGCATAAAAAAGAACGTGTATATGCTACTTTAAATGGATATCGTTTTGATGATTTTACTACATACATTTATCAATCGGATGATTATGGTAAAACATGGACGAGTATTGCTGGAAATATTCCAACATCTCCAGTGAATGTTATTAAAGAAGATCCTGAAAAAGAAAATATATTATATGTTGGAACGGATAATGGATTGTACGTTACTTTAAATAAAGGAATACAATGGCATTCGTTTACTAATATTCCAAATGTAGCAGTTCATGATTTAGTAATTCAACCGAAAGCAAAAGAATTAGTAGTTGGTACTCATGGAAGAAGTATATACAAAGCAAACATTACTTCGCTACAAAAGTTGAAAGCTGAAAATGAAGATGCTTTATTTAAAATAAGAAATATTAGAAAAAGTTCTTATTGGGGGAACTCATGGAGTAAATGGTTAAAACCAAATACTCCTAAATTAAAAATCCCTTTTTATGTAAATTCAACTAAGAAAGTTACTATAAATATATTTAATGAAGATACTTTGATTAATGAAATTGAAGTAGATGCTGAAAAAGGGTTTAACGAAGTTTCATTCGATGTTTCTTTTTCTAAGAAAGGAAAGAAGGCTTATTTAAAAAAGCAAGAAGATGCAGTTCTTAAAAAAGCAAAAAATGGTGTTTATTATTTACCGAAAGGAAAATATAAAGCTGTAATGAATAGTTCCAAACAAAAATTTGAAATAAAATAA
- a CDS encoding RimK family alpha-L-glutamate ligase, translated as MNIFILSVSEQIYSTKRIYDEAISRGHDVSIINHTQCSIKLSGGKRQIIYEGEDIIDEPDVIIPRIGASVTSHGAAVVKEFEMNGVFSTARSLGILRAQNKLRTLQIMNRKNIPIPDTVFSANTENISEQIQLLGGAPVIIKLQEGTHGMGVILAETEKSAKSIIDTLYSMNTSFLLQEFIKESNSEDVRAFVIGDKVTSSMKRKGLEDDFRSNIHRGGSGSKVDLTSKEKEMAIRAAHYLGLPVAGVDLIRSKRGALLIEVNSTPGLQGIEAFTKVNVAEEIIKYLEKKCSTKNSKTKK; from the coding sequence ATGAACATTTTTATTCTATCGGTTAGTGAACAGATTTATTCTACTAAGCGAATTTATGATGAAGCCATTAGCCGTGGGCATGATGTTAGTATTATAAATCACACTCAATGTTCTATTAAATTAAGTGGGGGGAAACGACAAATTATTTATGAAGGTGAAGATATTATTGATGAACCAGATGTAATTATTCCAAGAATTGGAGCATCAGTTACAAGTCATGGAGCTGCTGTAGTAAAAGAGTTTGAAATGAATGGAGTTTTTAGTACCGCTCGTTCATTAGGAATTTTAAGAGCTCAAAATAAGCTACGTACCTTACAAATAATGAATAGAAAAAACATTCCAATTCCGGACACTGTTTTTTCTGCAAATACTGAAAATATTAGTGAACAAATTCAATTACTTGGAGGAGCTCCAGTTATCATAAAGTTACAAGAAGGTACTCATGGCATGGGAGTTATCTTAGCCGAAACTGAAAAATCAGCAAAATCTATTATCGATACACTCTATAGTATGAACACTAGTTTTTTATTACAAGAGTTTATTAAAGAAAGTAATAGTGAAGATGTTAGAGCTTTTGTAATAGGTGATAAAGTAACCTCGTCAATGAAACGAAAAGGATTGGAAGATGATTTTCGTTCAAATATTCATAGAGGTGGAAGTGGCTCTAAAGTCGATTTAACTTCAAAAGAAAAAGAAATGGCAATAAGAGCTGCTCATTATTTAGGGCTTCCAGTAGCGGGAGTAGACTTAATAAGATCAAAAAGAGGAGCTTTACTAATAGAAGTTAATTCAACCCCAGGTTTACAAGGAATAGAAGCTTTTACTAAGGTAAATGTAGCTGAAGAAATTATTAAATATTTAGAGAAAAAATGTTCAACGAAGAATTCAAAAACGAAGAAATAA
- a CDS encoding succinylglutamate desuccinylase/aspartoacylase family protein: protein MFNEEFKNEEIIIRGEKIGLGESKLIKISVDRLPTGTYIEIPVYIFNGEKVGPTVLLQGGLHGDETNSIELVRRMLIDKRYKIHRGCVIVVPLLNVFGFLNLSRDMHGKDVNRSFPGSNTGSLASRMARYLMKELIKNVDFAIDYHTGGAQRSNFPQIRFTPQDERALELSKIFNAPLMFGSKLIPKSFRNECYKNNIPVIVYEGGESLRLCEDAIQQGINGTLRILKHFQMINENVEISKTKQSIFLKKRKWIRAKVAGLFTAKVANGTFIKKGETLGHIMDTYGETNFTVKSPINGYIIAKNNFPVINMGDALFHVGEL from the coding sequence ATGTTCAACGAAGAATTCAAAAACGAAGAAATAATAATTCGTGGTGAAAAAATAGGTTTAGGAGAATCTAAACTCATAAAAATTTCTGTTGACAGACTACCAACAGGTACCTATATAGAGATTCCTGTATATATTTTTAATGGTGAAAAAGTTGGGCCAACAGTTTTACTTCAAGGAGGGTTACATGGCGATGAAACTAATAGTATTGAATTAGTTAGAAGAATGCTAATTGATAAAAGATACAAAATTCATAGAGGTTGCGTAATTGTAGTTCCTTTATTAAATGTTTTTGGCTTTTTAAACCTATCTCGCGACATGCATGGCAAAGATGTAAACCGAAGCTTTCCTGGATCTAATACAGGATCTTTAGCTAGTAGAATGGCACGTTATTTAATGAAAGAGCTTATTAAAAATGTAGATTTTGCTATTGATTATCATACTGGAGGAGCTCAAAGAAGTAATTTTCCTCAAATTCGTTTTACACCGCAAGATGAAAGAGCTTTAGAATTATCTAAAATATTTAATGCGCCACTAATGTTTGGTTCTAAGCTAATCCCGAAATCCTTCAGAAATGAATGTTATAAAAATAACATTCCTGTAATTGTATACGAAGGAGGAGAATCATTACGTTTATGTGAAGATGCTATTCAACAAGGAATTAACGGAACGTTACGTATTTTAAAACACTTTCAAATGATTAATGAAAATGTTGAGATTTCAAAAACCAAACAAAGTATATTTCTTAAAAAAAGAAAATGGATTAGAGCCAAAGTGGCTGGGTTATTTACAGCCAAAGTGGCTAATGGCACTTTTATAAAAAAAGGAGAAACATTAGGACATATTATGGATACTTATGGTGAAACAAATTTTACAGTAAAATCACCAATTAATGGATACATAATTGCCAAAAATAATTTCCCCGTAATTAACATGGGAGATGCATTATTTCATGTAGGAGAGCTTTAA